The Thermodesulfovibrionales bacterium genome includes a region encoding these proteins:
- a CDS encoding M23 family metallopeptidase: protein MNSIRLRLKGLIYLYSLIIIFFSVSADASSVIIKPDVLYPGDIFFIKLSYPAESLLRAEFNGIDLYFSSCGERCSYAIGAIDIETKPGVYRIKIFPKKGREIFFSIKVRKKEFPLIHLELPEDKVTLSPENLARAEAEEELLRAIWQLRTERLWSGVFTKPIESEVSTSYGVKRMINRKKLSIHKGIDLRAKEGDPVKAVNNGRVVLTEELFFGGKTVVIDHGEGLFSVYMHLSGYTVREGDIVLKGDLIGFAGATGRASGPHLHFGFKVKDISINPESLFELKELPPPYE, encoded by the coding sequence GTGAACTCCATCAGACTCAGATTAAAAGGTTTAATCTATCTTTACAGCTTAATTATTATCTTTTTTTCTGTTTCTGCAGATGCATCATCAGTAATCATTAAACCTGATGTACTCTATCCGGGAGATATATTTTTTATAAAATTATCTTATCCTGCTGAAAGCCTGCTCAGGGCTGAGTTTAATGGCATAGATTTATACTTTTCATCCTGCGGTGAGCGATGCAGTTACGCCATCGGAGCAATAGATATAGAAACAAAACCAGGAGTTTACAGGATTAAAATCTTTCCTAAAAAGGGGAGAGAGATCTTTTTTTCTATCAAGGTAAGAAAAAAGGAATTTCCTTTAATTCATCTTGAGCTACCAGAAGATAAGGTGACATTAAGTCCTGAAAATCTCGCAAGGGCAGAGGCAGAGGAGGAACTTCTCAGGGCTATCTGGCAACTGAGAACAGAAAGGCTCTGGAGCGGGGTATTCACTAAACCAATTGAAAGCGAAGTATCAACATCATATGGTGTAAAAAGAATGATAAATAGAAAAAAGTTGAGTATCCACAAGGGAATTGACCTGCGGGCAAAAGAAGGTGATCCTGTAAAGGCTGTTAATAATGGAAGGGTTGTTCTAACAGAGGAATTATTCTTTGGTGGAAAGACTGTTGTGATTGATCATGGTGAGGGACTCTTTTCTGTGTACATGCATCTATCTGGATATACTGTAAGAGAGGGCGACATTGTCTTAAAAGGTGACCTGATCGGCTTTGCCGGTGCAACAGGCCGAGCAAGTGGACCACACCTTCATTTCGGATTCAAGGTTAAAGATATAAGTATAAATCCTGAGTCTCTTTTTGAATTAAAGGAGCTACCTCCCCCTTATGAGTAA
- a CDS encoding DUF3782 domain-containing protein, producing the protein MKKSALKPLTKTEIKKIILREVPRFVKKDPEIREFILKISAEKFADKKKTEDRFDRLLEELRKEREENQRKWEENQRKWEENQRRWEENQRHLESLEREWAKKWEENQRKWEENQMVINSILEEIKFLHRKYDTGIGALGSRWGLRAESSFRDAIKGILEEDFPVKVERYRTIDEEGIVFGKPDQVELDLIIKNGFITVAEIKSSISKGDVITFLRKVQVYEKK; encoded by the coding sequence ATGAAAAAATCAGCTCTAAAACCTCTTACAAAAACAGAAATAAAAAAGATTATCCTGAGAGAAGTGCCCCGTTTTGTTAAAAAGGACCCTGAAATAAGAGAATTTATTCTCAAGATCTCTGCTGAAAAGTTTGCTGATAAAAAGAAGACCGAGGACAGGTTCGACAGACTCCTGGAAGAATTAAGGAAGGAGAGAGAGGAGAACCAGAGGAAGTGGGAGGAGAATCAGAGGAAGTGGGAGGAGAACCAGAGGAGGTGGGAGGAGAATCAGAGGCATCTTGAGAGTCTTGAGAGGGAATGGGCTAAGAAGTGGGAGGAGAACCAGAGGAAGTGGGAGGAGAATCAGATGGTAATAAACTCCATACTTGAAGAAATAAAGTTTCTACACAGGAAATATGATACAGGTATAGGCGCCCTTGGTTCAAGGTGGGGTTTAAGGGCAGAGTCTTCTTTCAGGGACGCAATAAAAGGCATCCTGGAGGAAGATTTTCCTGTAAAGGTTGAAAGATACAGGACAATAGATGAAGAGGGTATCGTCTTCGGAAAGCCAGATCAGGTAGAACTTGACCTGATTATAAAGAACGGTTTTATTACTGTGGCTGAGATAAAATCTTCTATAAGTAAAGGCGATGTTATTACCTTTCTCAGAAAGGTTCAGGTTTATGAGAAAAAGTAG
- a CDS encoding pyridoxal phosphate-dependent aminotransferase family protein yields MDSKLVQTSQMAVMKKDLFEKCYKFTAANELMEKGIYPFFRTIQSAQDPVVIMNGRKFIMIGSNNYLGLTNHPKVKEAAIEAIKKYGTGCAGSRFLNGTLDIHVELEEKLARFMRKEAALVFSTGFQVNLGVISALVGKDDLVLIDKMDHASIIDGCRLSFGEVRKFKHNNPQDLERVLTENNGRACLVVVDGVFSMEGDIINLPEVLRLARKYGARLLVDDAHGIGVLGKTGRGTAEHFGLEQEVDLIMGTYSKSLASIGGFVAGSKEVINYIKHFARSLIFSASPPPASIAAVSAAIDIIEKEPERRERLWKNTRKMIEGFKNLGFEIGPTQTPIVPVIVGEDATAFTFVKMLEAEGVFANVAVSPAVPPGKALIRTSYMATHTDEHLDFVLEAFKKVGRTLGLIR; encoded by the coding sequence ATGGACAGCAAACTGGTACAGACTTCACAGATGGCTGTAATGAAAAAAGACCTATTTGAAAAGTGTTACAAGTTCACTGCAGCCAATGAGCTCATGGAGAAGGGTATATATCCTTTCTTCAGAACCATCCAGTCTGCACAGGATCCAGTTGTGATAATGAATGGAAGGAAATTTATCATGATTGGCTCTAATAATTATCTCGGTCTTACAAACCATCCAAAGGTCAAAGAGGCAGCCATAGAGGCAATCAAAAAATACGGAACAGGATGTGCTGGTTCAAGATTCCTGAATGGTACTCTTGATATCCACGTTGAGCTTGAAGAAAAATTAGCCAGGTTCATGCGTAAAGAAGCCGCACTTGTTTTTTCCACGGGTTTTCAGGTGAATCTTGGAGTGATATCCGCCCTTGTAGGGAAGGATGACCTCGTCTTAATAGATAAGATGGATCATGCAAGCATTATTGATGGATGCAGGCTTTCCTTTGGTGAGGTTAGGAAGTTCAAGCATAATAATCCTCAGGATCTTGAGAGAGTTCTTACAGAAAACAACGGAAGGGCATGTCTGGTGGTTGTTGATGGTGTATTCAGCATGGAAGGTGATATAATTAACCTACCTGAGGTTTTAAGGCTTGCGAGGAAGTATGGAGCAAGGCTTCTTGTTGATGATGCCCATGGAATTGGTGTTCTTGGAAAAACCGGCAGGGGTACTGCAGAGCATTTTGGACTTGAGCAAGAGGTTGACCTCATAATGGGAACATACAGCAAGAGCCTTGCTTCAATAGGTGGATTTGTCGCTGGTTCTAAGGAAGTCATAAATTATATAAAACATTTTGCCCGTTCACTTATATTCAGTGCAAGCCCTCCACCGGCATCAATAGCAGCAGTGAGCGCAGCTATTGACATAATAGAGAAGGAGCCCGAAAGAAGGGAAAGGCTCTGGAAGAATACAAGAAAGATGATAGAGGGTTTCAAAAATCTTGGATTTGAGATAGGGCCTACCCAGACACCAATTGTTCCTGTAATAGTGGGTGAGGATGCAACTGCCTTCACCTTTGTAAAGATGCTTGAGGCTGAGGGTGTCTTTGCAAATGTCGCGGTGAGTCCAGCGGTTCCTCCTGGAAAGGCACTTATAAGGACATCCTATATGGCAACCCATACAGATGAACATCTGGACTTTGTCCTTGAAGCATTCAAGAAAGTAGGAAGGACCCTCGGTCTTATAAGATGA
- a CDS encoding NAD(P)-dependent oxidoreductase produces MKALITGGTGFIGSHLAEALIKKGFEVYCLVRDLSNKKWLEGLEVNFIEGDCCVRESLEKIKKFDYIFHLAGLTKASSWDEFYRANVKGTENIIDVAIKNNPGLKRFILLSSLAAAGPSDNGRPKCEDSPATPVSAYGKSKLLAEEVLLKHKESIPFTILRPTAVYGPRDRDFFVFFKMVNAGIMPYFGKAYYSLIYVEDLVKGIILGALRPEAQGKIYFLADGSIITSDEIAFAIAESLQKKPVRIRIPRNLMPFIGRLASKVAKNSIINNDKLIELRYTHWICDISRARDELGFNPKVNIREGMKWTANWYRLHRWL; encoded by the coding sequence ATGAAGGCACTTATTACAGGTGGTACGGGTTTTATCGGAAGTCATCTAGCTGAGGCTCTCATAAAAAAAGGGTTTGAAGTTTACTGTCTCGTGAGAGATCTTTCAAATAAAAAATGGCTTGAAGGGCTTGAGGTAAATTTTATTGAGGGAGATTGCTGCGTAAGGGAATCACTTGAGAAGATCAAGAAATTTGATTATATCTTCCATCTTGCAGGTTTAACAAAGGCATCTTCCTGGGATGAGTTTTACAGAGCGAATGTTAAAGGTACAGAGAATATTATTGATGTTGCAATAAAGAATAATCCTGGCCTTAAAAGATTTATCCTTTTAAGCAGTCTTGCTGCAGCAGGACCATCTGATAATGGAAGACCAAAATGTGAAGATTCTCCAGCCACACCTGTTTCAGCCTACGGTAAAAGCAAATTACTTGCCGAGGAGGTTTTACTTAAACACAAGGAGAGTATTCCCTTTACAATCTTGAGACCAACCGCTGTTTACGGGCCGAGGGACAGAGATTTTTTTGTCTTTTTTAAAATGGTCAATGCCGGGATAATGCCCTATTTTGGAAAAGCCTACTATTCCCTTATTTATGTAGAAGATCTTGTGAAAGGAATTATTCTCGGAGCCCTGAGACCCGAGGCTCAGGGTAAGATTTATTTTCTCGCTGATGGGTCTATTATAACAAGTGATGAGATTGCCTTTGCCATCGCAGAGAGCCTGCAGAAAAAACCGGTCAGGATAAGAATTCCGCGAAATCTGATGCCCTTTATTGGAAGGCTTGCATCAAAGGTCGCGAAAAATAGTATAATAAACAACGACAAATTAATTGAGCTGAGATACACTCACTGGATATGTGATATATCAAGGGCCCGAGATGAGCTGGGCTTTAATCCAAAAGTAAATATTCGGGAAGGGATGAAATGGACAGCAAACTGGTACAGACTTCACAGATGGCTGTAA
- a CDS encoding response regulator: MKILIVDDDESILRLYREELEDEGYQVFAATSGKEAIELFEREKPDIVTLDILMPDMDGIAVLRAMKNKDPNIPVIMSTAYDYRDDFGVWAAEAYVVKSSDLKELKETIKRLANK; the protein is encoded by the coding sequence ATGAAGATACTTATTGTTGATGATGATGAAAGTATCCTAAGACTTTACAGAGAAGAGCTCGAGGATGAAGGATATCAGGTCTTTGCAGCCACATCAGGTAAAGAGGCAATAGAGCTATTTGAACGAGAAAAACCTGATATTGTTACCCTTGACATCCTCATGCCTGATATGGATGGTATAGCTGTGTTGAGGGCAATGAAAAATAAGGATCCAAATATTCCTGTTATAATGTCAACAGCCTATGACTACAGAGATGATTTTGGTGTGTGGGCTGCAGAGGCCTATGTAGTAAAGTCATCTGATCTAAAAGAATTGAAAGAAACAATAAAGAGGCTTGCCAATAAATAA